The following proteins are encoded in a genomic region of Triticum dicoccoides isolate Atlit2015 ecotype Zavitan chromosome 1B, WEW_v2.0, whole genome shotgun sequence:
- the LOC119349138 gene encoding WD repeat-containing protein 55-like, with product MEALHEEMPFDLSFHPSVPLVATSLITGELHMFRYADGLPLERLFVAKPHKESCRAVRFVDSGTAILTGSADMSIVASDVETGKVIARLDNAHDDAINRLVCLTETTVASGDDDGYIKVWDTRQRSCCNTFHRHEDYISDMTYVAGSNQILATSGDGTLSVNNLRGNRVKSQSEFSEDELLSLVVMKNGQKVVCGTPSGALLLYSWGHFKDCSDRFLGHAQSVDNLLKLDEETLISAAADGVIRLVGILPNQIIQPLAEHSEFPIEALGFSHDRKYLGSISHDKMIKLWDMEELLGGPQLNHQNDMPEANAAVHHDELPEANAAVHHDELPEANVVAGHHDELPAANAAAVNPNQPAEADSDNDDGMDVDMEPSSSNVSRSKKKGKGKRLDGFAPDFFADL from the exons ATGGAGGCCCTCCACGAGGAGATGCCCTTCGACCTCTCCTTCCACCCCTCCGTGCCCCTCGTCGCCACCTCCCTCATCACCGGCGAGCTCCACAT GTTCCGCTACGCCGACGGTTTGCCGCTGGAGAG GTTGTTCGTGGCAAAACCTCACAAGGAGTCATGTAGGGCTGTTCGTTTTGTGGACTCAGGAACTG CGATTCTGACGGGATCTGCTGATATGTCGATTGTCgcttctgatgtagaaacaggcaaAGTCATTGCCCGTTTGGATAATGCACATGA TGACGCCATAAACCGCCTTGTGTGTCTTACTGAAACTACAGTTGCTTCAGGCGATGATGACGGTTACATTAAG GTGTGGGATACTCGGCAACGATCTTGCTGCAACACTTTTCACCGCCATGAAGATTACATATCAGATATGACCTATGTAGCTGGCTCAAATCAAATATTGGCTACAAG TGGTGATGGAACTTTATCTGTGAACAATCTCCGGGGTAACAGA GTAAAGTCACAATCTGAATTTTCAGAAGACGAACTCCTATCTTTGGTGGTAATGAAG AATGGCCAAAAAGTTGTTTGTGGAACTCCAAGTGGAGCTCTGTTGTTGTATTCGTGGGGACATTTTAAGGACTGCAG TGACCGTTTTCTGGGGCACGCGCAGTCTGTTGATAACTTGCTGAAG CTGGATGAAGAAACTCTGATATCTGCTGCAGCAGATGGTGTGATCAG GTTAGTGGGTATCTTACCGAATCAGATAATACAGCCGCTAGCTGAGCATTCAGAATTTCCAATTGAGGCGCTTG GTTTCTCGCACGATAGGAAGTATCTGGGCAGCATTTCACATGACAAAATGATAAAG CTCTGGGACATGGAAGAACTCCTGGGCGGTCCACAGTTAAATCACCAGAACGACATGCCCGAAGCCAACGCCGCCGTCCATCACGACGAGTTGCCTGAAGCCAACGCGGCCGTCCACCACGACGAGTTGCCTGAAGCCAACGTAGTCGCTGGTCACCACGACGAGTTGCCTGCAGCCAACGCGGCCGCTGTCAACCCCAACCAGCCGGCTGAAGCTGACAGCGACAACGACGACGGGATGGACGTGGACATGGAGCCAAGCTCTTCCAACG TGTCGAGGAGCAAGAAGAAAGGCAAGGGCAAGAGGCTGGACGGGTTCGCGCCGGACTTCTTTGCAGATCTGTAG